The DNA segment ATCAGAAGTTAATTCTTGTACAGCGATAACTGGAAGAGCCAATGTTAGTGCGAGTAATATAAATAGATTTTTCATTATTTTTATATTGCTTATAACTTAGTTTCAGGGTTCAAATTAGGTGCTTGATAGACTAAAGGAATAATTTTCCCTTCATCGTCAAAACCAATTTCATCAAAATGTACAGAGCGTTGTTTAGCAGAATGTGATAACACTCGAGAGTGATAGAACACGTACCATTTGTCGTTAAACTCAGTAATAGAGCCATGACTGGTACCAGCACCAACCGGTGTCATAACTTCGCCTACATAGTCGAATGGTCCAAGTGGATTTGTGGCCATGGCATAAACCAAGGTTGTGTTTTTTTCCCAGCCATTTGAGTACATGTAGTAGTAATATTTACCACGTTTAAATACCCATGGGCCTTCGCCGTACCAGCCTCCGCCAGTTTTTTCAGTATATTGTTCAATACCATTTATTTGCACAGGCTCAATATCACCATCAAGCTCTATCATGTTGTCTTTAAGTTTGACCACTCGCGGGCTGCGACAGCCAAAATACATATAAGCCTGACCGTCATCATCAATAAGCATTGCAGGGTCTATCGGCTCTTGACCAACCACTTGCTCATTTCCAGTTTTATCAACTAAAGGTTTTCCTAGTGGATCAATAAAACCCGAAGTAGGAGAGTTACTTACCGCGACACCAATTTTTGCTTGTTCAACTGGGTAATAAAAGTAGTATTTTCCATTACGTTTTATTGCATCTGGCGCCCAAGCTTGTTTTGTTGCCCAGGAGATATCATCTAAGTTGAAAAATGCCCCATGATCTGTCCATGTATTTAAATCTTTGGTAGAAAAGACATGCCAGTCGGTCATATCAAAATGAGCTTGATGATCAGTGTCTGAGCGGTCGTGTGAAGTATACAAATATAACGTATCGTCAAACACTCTCGCTGAAGGATCCGCAGTAAATATATGTCGGATCAGGGGGTTGCCTTCATTTTTAAATTCAACAAACTGGGATTCACTACAAGCAGTTAATAAGGCGAGCATTACCATTACCATCGCCCAAATAATATTCTTCACTGAAGAATGGGAGTTCATATTAATTGCAGCTACTTAATTAGCAACAAATTTAATCTGACCGAACACCTTAGGTTCATGAACATCGATATGCTCAGTCAGAGGTAAAAGCGACGATATTGAAGTCCTATCGCCTAATGCATCATTTCGGTCTTGACGAATTATCATAATGTTCCATACACTTCCTTCTGCAAGAGGTGCAAATTCAGATGCACTATGGAATGCCTGAATAGGAATAGCCAACTCCATAGACCAACCAACATCCTGGTCAGAGTTATCATTTAAACTGCCTTCAATTCTAGTTTCCACCTGATAAGATGGGTTATATGATTTCAGTGACACTTTTGAGTTTTGATAAAAATCGTTTAAGAAAATAAAATCATTTGCAGTTTTATTTAAGTTCACCTCAAAACCATAGTGAAGTTTGATCGGCTTCGCACTTGGCATCAAAAACACTTCAAAACAATCATCATAATATGGGACACCGTCTCGCTCGGTTTCTCTAGCCGTCAAATAACGATCTTCTGCATTAAATAAAAAGTAAAGGTGACTATCATCCCATAGCATTTTAACGTTAGATGCTTGTTTGTCTTTTGAACTATTGGCGTTATAAACATAAGATAATGGATAAGCTTCTGCCTTACTCCAATCTTTATCAGTTGCCATCCCGTCCACAACTATATGTTGCGCGGCTTTTTCTACCCTAATAACAGCAGAGTTTTTGTCTACAGCAGCAAGAGTGTGATTATAAAATGTGCCTAAGAACCATATTAACAACACTAACCTTTTCATATTATTTATTACTCCACCTATTTGTTAATTAGCCATTAATTGCTTAACTTTAGGCTCAATGGTCATTGCCCAGTTTTTATATTGCTCTTTATTTGGGTGCAATAAATCTTTCATCACAGATCTGCTTAAGTTGCCATTTGCATCTAAAAAAATATGATTGATGTCTAAGTAATGAACCTTCTCGCCATCGCCATAGGTGCTGATAATGTTGTTAATGTCGTCGTTTATTTTTCTTAGAGGATCATCTGTTGTTGCCCCTCTAGGGAAAACGGCCAACAGTAAAATCTTACTATTAGGCAGCTTGTCATTAATTGATGTTAGTATTTTTTTGATCCCTAAAGCTGTATCTTCAGGCTTGTCTTGACGATGACCTGTGTTATTGGTACCAATCATAAGCACGACCAACTTCGGATCTATATTATCCACCTCGCCATGTTCAAGTCGCCACAATACTTGTTCTGTTCGATCGCCGCTAAAACCTAAATTTAAAGCGTTTCTAGATTGATAATATTGTTGCCAAACCGACTTGCCTTTGTCATCAAAAGAATGAGTTATAGAATCACCAATAAAAACTAGGTCAACCTGTTCCATCTTTACTTTTAGTGCCAGTTTTTCTTCATGTCTCGGCATCCACCAATTTTTAGTCCAAGGGTCTGTTTGTGCTTCTGCTCGAACTGATTTTGGTTGTACTTCTATCGCCGTACAGCCAGCACACAATAAAACAAGGCTTAACAATAGATACTTCATCTATGATTATCCTTTTAGTGTTCTTAATGTTTTAGGAACTTGGTCGCAGGTGCCTGGTGATTGTTCAATTGTTTTCTTAATTTTAGCAAGTGCCTGGCGTTTGCGTTTTTTAACCCATTTTTGCAAGTCTTTATCGCTAGCTTCGGGCCTTTCCTTAGCAATCTCTATCTTAAATTGTTCTATAGATAGTTTGTACTTGGTCTGGAAACTTGTATAACCAACGCCGGAAGAAATGTTGCATGCGATAGCTAATGAATTAATTCGGTTTAAATGGTTAAACCATTTTTTTACCGTTTTGTCATTATGTGCATTGAGTTTACATTCATCATTGGCATTACAGACTCTACCTGATTCTTTATTAGGAGGAGATAGTTTGACGATAAACCTAATATTTTCATATTCATCAACTTTGTTTTTGCTGTACCGCCATTTTTCTAAGCTTTGCTCAAAGTCTTCGGCAAGGCTTAAAATAGAAGGCGAACTTTCTTTAACTAGTTTTATATTTGCAGGTTTAAGCTGATCATCGCCAGCATCTACCAATTCAAACGATAATTCAGCCCAACTATCTTTTGGTAAGTTTGTTCTATAAACCGTTCGCTTAGGCTTAGCCGTTAATGGGACTAAGCTTTCAGTACTAGTTTCTTCTGGCGTACTTTTACACGCCATTAAACTGAGTGTAAGTACTAACAAAACGAGCGATTTTAAATGCATTTTATGTTGTCCCTAGCTGATTTATTATTTTGTGTTTTTTAAGCGTTTCGCATCGGCGCCAAACAAGCTCCAATTAGAAATATATTCTTCAATTGTCGGTGCTTCTTCTTTAGGTAATAGCGCTTCAAGTTCTTTTAATTTATTTTGATATTCAGTTTTATTGGCCAAATTATGCCACTCGTGTTGATCTTTTGTGTGGTGATACAGCTCCATTTCGCCATCAAAATATTTAATTAAACGCCAATCTTGGGTACGTACAGAGTAATTACCACGGCCCCAAGTGGAAATCGCTGGCGCTGCAACAGGTGATTCTTGATCTTTCAGTTGTGGCACTAGACTAAAGCCATCAACATATTCAGGTACTTGTAGGTTTGCCATATCAGCAATGGTGCGATAAACGTTAATTAGGGTAACGGCTTGATCAACTTTTCTGCCAACAGCAGCTTGTTGTCTTTTATCATGAATAATAAATGGCACTCGCGATGCTTCTTCCCAAAGGGTGAATTTTTTAAAAGATTGCTTTTCGCCTAAGTGATAACCGTGATCAGACCATAAAATTACCACCGTATTATTCGCTTCAGGGCTGTTATTTACTGCATCCATTATGCGACCAACATTATAATCAACCCAGGAAATGCAGGATAAATAAGCACGGCGAACATCTTGCCATTTGTTACCTTTTTTGAACTTTTTATCATCGCCGGCGCGGCGCATTCTGTTGCCTTCTCTGCCTATGTCGTTAAGGTCATTGGCTAATAGTGCCGGTGCTTCAATGGTTTCTGGTAAAGCATCGTAAAACTCTACTGGACAATCAAACGGTAGGTGCGGTTTTACTAAACCAATGGCGGCAAAGTAAGGTTTATCGGTGGCGTTGCTGCCATGTTTTTTAATTGCATCGATACCGTAAGAAGCAACTTGATGATCAAACAATTGTTCTAACGGGTTAGTTACCGGTCGAAACGAGTTCTTTTTGTTGGTATGAAAGCCTTTGTTTTTAGCAAACACTTTTGGGTGTCTGTCGGCATCTAAATAATCTGTCCATTCAAGGTTACTGTACTCTGGGCCGTGATGAATTTTACCTGAGCCATAAGTTAAGTAGCCATTGTCTTTTAAAAACCTTGGCAAGGTTACGTATTTTTCATGTAACTGTTTATGAATATCGTGTTCATAAAATGGATACAAGCCCGAGTTATAAGGCTCTACTCCATAAAGCAGAGCATTACGACTTGGCGAACAACCTGGGCTAACCGTTTGCGCATTCATAAAGGCAACGCCTTGATTAGCTAATTTATCCATATTAGGTGTCATTGCTTGAGGATGACCACCCATATAACCTACCCAGTCATTCATGTCATCAACGGCGATAAATACAATGTTAGGCTGCTTTGCACTATTTGTTTTTTCAGCAGCTGTACTTGGAGCCATAAAACCAATAAGGGTTATAAAAAGCGCTGCAATTTGAGTAATTTTATTCACATTATTCTCTTAGTATTTTTATGATACTTTTAGTTATTCCGTAAATTTATTTGGGTTGTGTAATTCGATATTGAGCATCGTAACTTTTAAGCTGCTCTTTTTTATATCTAGCGCCTTCCATATAAAGATGCTGTGGTGTTGATATATCCCAAGTACCGAGCGTTTTTAACATTTTAACTACTCGTTCAGGGTGTTTTGCTGCAACATCGTTTAACTCGGCAACATCTTCTTTAACGTTATATAGTAGCGGTAGGCGATCTGGTAAGCGGATAAGTTTCCAGTCACCATCGCGAATACTGGCACTTACGGTAAAGCGCCATTTCATTTGTTGATTAGGATTACCTGTGTTTTCGCCAGTTAAATACGGGTAGACATTAACGCCGTCTATTTTATCTTTAGGTAATATTTCTCCACCAGCTAACGCAACAAATGTGGGGGTTAAATCCAGGGTAGTTATAGGGTGTTCATAACGAGAATTTGCTTTCAGACCGTTTGGCCAAGACATAATAAACGGTACGTGAATACCACCTTCTAGCAATATACCTTTTGAACCTCGAAATGGTGCATTTACTGTTCTAGACTTTTTGCCAGTACCTGGACCACCGTTATCGCTTAGAAATACAATAACGGTGTTGTCGTAAACGTTGTTGGCTTTCAACTCGGCAACAATTTTACCAACGTTTTCATCTAAGCGATGTATCATCGCGGCGTAGATACGGCGGTTTTCATTTTTAATGTGTTTATAAAGATCGATATCTTTTTGCGGTGCTTGTAGTGGCGCATGTGGGGCATTGAAAGATGCATATAAGAAAAACGGTTTGTTTTTATTACGCTTAATAAACGCAGCACTTTCATTACCAGTATCATCGGTAATATAGGTAATAGGATCGGGCGTTTTAAAATTACTTTCTAATGGCGATAGATAACCTTCACCATTTGGCTCTGAACGAAAGTAATCATGACCACCAACAGGGTAGGTCCAAACTTCATCAAAGCCTCGCTTAGGTGCTTTAAAATGAGCTTCGTCACCTAAATGCCATTTGCCAATCATGCCATTAACATAACCTTGTTTTGCTAATCTGTCGGCAATGGTTTTTTCTGTGATAGGTAAGCCAAAATACTCGCGATTATATTGTGGTCCGGGTTTTACATTGTTGTTATCAAAACCAAAATTTACCTGATTACGACCTGTCATTAGGCCGGCACGAGATGGCCCACAAACAGGTGCTGAAACATAACCTTGCTCAAAAATAACGCCGCTTTTAGCCAACGCATCAATGTGCGGGGTTTTAATTTCAGTGCTGCCCGTATAGCCAACATCACCATAGCCTAAATCATCAGCGAGTATAATGATGAAGTTTGGTTTTTCATCTGCTGCAATGGCAGGTGACATTCCAATAACGACTGCAAAGAGGCTTAACGCAGCCCCTTTAATAAACTTATTTGAGATCATAACTAACCTTTAATATTTGCCGTTTACGATTTCTTCTGTACGTGCATTCAATTGCTTCACCAGATCAGGGTTATCTTTTGCAATGTTATTGCTTTCACTTGGATCTGTGTTTAGATCATACAACTGATGATGAAATTCGTAGCCGCCGCGGATCAATTTTGTTTTGATAAAGCTTGGTTTCTTTTTGCTCTTTGGAATGAACTTATAGTTGTTATGGCGAAGGGCAACATTACCTAATGACTCTTCTAATAAATCAGTACGACCAGTTGCTGTTTTACCTAACCAAGTATCAAGTTGATCTAGACTATCTACCGCTTCATTCTCGCTAACATCTACGCCGACTAATTTTGCTAAAGATTTGTAGACATCCATTTGTGAAACAAGCGCGTTATTTACTTGTGGCTTAATAGTACCTGGCCAATAAGCAATAGTTGGTACACGAGTACCACCTTCTAAGCGGCTGTATTTACCACCACTGTATGGGCCTGCAGGTTTATGATCACCTAATAAGTCAACGGCGCTGTCCATATAACCGTCAAATAACACTGGGCCATTGTCACTGGTAAAGATAATTAAAGTATTTTCGGCAAGACCTAGTTTTTCAATTTCTTTAATCACTCGGCCTGTCATCCAATCCATTTGCGCAATCGCTTGTCCACGAACGCCCATTGTGCTTTTATCTTTAAATCTGTCGTTAGGCAATCTTGGTACATGAATGTCATGATAAGATTTAAATAAGAAAAATGGTTTTTCTTTATTGGCGTTGATAAATTCAATGGCTTTATCGGTAAATACGGTAGCAAAGTCTTCATCAACCCAATGTGCTGAAGTACCACCAGACATATGACCAATACGGCTTACACCATTTACAATGGTTTCATTGTGCTGTTTGTCTGCAACATATCTTAATAGCTCTGGGTTTTCATAGCCGGTAGGCATATCACCAATTTTACCTTTGTAGCTCACCGAAATAGGATCATTTTTATCTAAATTAACAATGTTATGGTTTTCAACATAAACCGTTGGTACACGATCACCAGTTGCCGGTAATAAAAAGCTGTAATCAAAACCAATTTCTAATGGTCCTGGTTTTATATCTGCATTCCAGTCTACGTTGCCATTACCTAAACCTAAGTGCCATTTACCTACAACACCAGTGGCGTAACCGGCTTTTTTCAGCATTGATGCTAATGTCGGTTTACCTGGCTGAATTAATGCAGGTGCGTCACCTTTTAATATTTTCGCTTTATTTCTAAAGCCGTGTTCGCCGGTTAACAAAGAATAACGAGAAGGAGTACAGGTTGCTGCAGAAGAGTGGCCATCGGTAAAACGAATGCCATTGTTGGCAATGCGATCAATTTCTGGAGTTTCAACGCCAACAGCGCCATAGCTGCCTAAGTCGCCGTAACCTAAATCATCGATATAAAAAATAACTACATTAGGTTGAGTTCTTTCAGCCGTTTTAGGCGCTATTTCTTGTTCAGTAGCTGTTTGTTCAACAGCCGCTTGACCACAGCCAATTAGCATTGCTGATGCGATAATGCTGGTTATAAATTTGCTAGATTTTATCATTTGTTTTTTGCCTTATTGTTCTTTCTATTCTTTTTATTTTTGCCATTTTGTGGAGCCTTTAACCAGCTGTTAAGATCTGGGAATGCGGCGTCTTTTAAATCTTTTTGCCATACTTGGTAGTCTTCATCTAATGAGTCATAACCGCTTTGTTCTTTAGGCAATAAATTATCCTGTTCAACGTGGTCTTTTTCCATATCGAATAAGTGTGATTCACTTGGGGTATTCACAATTTTATCGTTTCCACGACGCATCGCATACGAATTAGACTTTACATGACGCCAAAACAGAACATCATGTGGTTCACCTTGATTTTGGCCTGTTAAAAATGGAATTAAGTCGACTCCATCAAGTGGTTTATTTTTACTGGTATCAATATTTGCTTGTGCGGCAATGGTGGCCATAATATCTAACGAACTTACCGGCTTGTCATAGTCAACGCCAGCAGGAATAGTGTTTGGCCAGCGCACAGCAAATGGCACTCTTATACCACCTTCAAATAATAAGTTTTTGTGACCGCGCAACTCGCCGTTATCAGAGCCATTGGTTTTGGCGCCGCCATTATCTGAGAGAAATACAACCAGAGTATTTTCATCAATACCTTGCTCTTTTAACGTGGCAAGTACTCTGCCAACACCGTCATCTACAGCGGTTACCATTGCAGCATAGGTACGACGCTTTGTATTTTTAATGTGTTTATTACGATCGATATATTCTTGTGTAGCTTGCACTGGTGCATGTGGTGCGTTGTATGCAAGGTATAAAAAGAATGGGTTATCTTTTTCACGTTTAATAAAATCAACCGCTTCATTTGATAGCTCGTCGGTAAGGTATTCGTCGATATCTTCACGAGTTTCATTTCTTAGTAAGCGGGTTTTATACCAGTCAAATTTATATTTAACGTCATCTAAGTCGTTTAGGGTTAGTTCTTCAGGGAAGTAGCGATGACCACCAGATAAAAACCCATAAAAGAAATCAAAGCCGCGTTTATTAGGACGTAAATCTGGATGAGTGCCCATATGCCACTTGCCAATTATGGCGCTTTTGTATCCCGCAGGCTCTAGCACTTCAGCAATGTTTTTTTCACTGGTAGGTATGCCATTTTGCGGCACACTTGGGTCCATGGTTGGGTTAAAGTTAAAACCGAATCTATCTTGGTACCGGCCAGTTAGTAAACCCGCACGAGATGGCCCACAAACAGAAAAAGTAACGTAACCATTGGTGAAGCGCGTACCTTCGTTGGCAATTTGATCAATATGAGGCGTTCTGATATCGGTGCTGCCATTAAAGCCTACATCGGCATAACCTTGATCGTCAGTTAAAATGACAATTAAGTTTGGTTTTTGGACGCTTTGCTTTGTTGGTGCAGCACTAGTTGACTCACTTTCATGACTGTTTGCTGTAAAAGCAGTAAAGATGGTGGAAATGAAAAGAGCAATAGTTTTACTTTTTGCGACATTCATGATTTTATAGTAATCTTGTTTTATATTATAAATAATACATTACCACTTTATATTATTAAGCTCAATAGAATTGATAGTGAGTAGAGTTAGATTTTTGTAAAGAGATTGTAAATGCTGCTTATTGAAAAATACCTGAGAAAACTATGCTAAAAAAATCAAATACAGTTTTAATAGTACTCCTTAGTACACTTTTAGTTCTATCCGGTTGTGGTGGTAGTAGTTCAAAAAGTAGTGAAAAAGAGCCACAAACAAACCTACCTGCTCAACCAGATACCGATACTTCTGACCCCACTGATACGGATAACTCAGATCAGAGCGATAATTCAGATACAGGCGACACTGATACTACACCTCCTGTTGGCGTCGAAATTACTATTGATGGCATGCAAATAAAGCATACCATTCATCCTATGATCCAAGGCCAAGGCCTAATTTACTCCCATGAAGCCGATCATATTTATGCTGATGGCTCAATGGCACAACTTTATAAAGATGTTGGTGCAGGCTTTTTGCGTTACCCCGGCGGCACAGTGACGACCATGTATCACTGGAATGATTTAAACGGACAAGGGTGGACGGATAGTTGGAACCCAAATTACAACCGAGATAACGATGCATTGCCTGAAAATTACATGGACTTAGATGAATACATGGCTCTTTGTCGGGCATCTAATTGTGAGCCTATGCTAGGTATAAACATGAGTTCAGGCCGAAATTATGATCGAGACGAAGATGGTTTAAATGAAGCCATTGCCTTGCTGAAATATTGCAAAGAGAAAAATTTTGAATTGAATTACCTTTACTTAGATAACGAGAATCATCATAAAAAATGGTCAGCAGAAGAATACGCTAACTTAATTAACTACTACGTTCCAGCGTTAAGAGAGCATGCCCCCAATGCCAAGTTAATTGCTAATTGGACCAGAAGCTTTAGAAGTAATAGAGGCTCATTTAAAACCTTATTAGATATTGCTGGTAACAATTTTGATTATATTGATGTGCACTATTATTGGAAATGGGGTGTTGCCAGTTGGGAGCTTTGGAAGGAAACCACGCCGATGGTTAATAAAACCGAATGGTACGACGGTAGCAGCTATATTGAAGAAATTGCTTACTTCAAGAGTATGATGAGTGAACTCGGCAAACCCCATATCAAGTTGGCATCAATGGAATGGAATATAGGTCCAGGCCCGCACAGTGAAGATCCTCAGCATACACCATTTAAAACAGCCTTAATGCAATCCGAAATGCAAATGCAATTTATGTTGTCGGGACTAGAAATTGGTGCAATGTGGTCAACCCAGTGGCCTGACGGAGGTGATGGTCAATTTAGGTTT comes from the Thalassotalea nanhaiensis genome and includes:
- a CDS encoding sulfatase-like hydrolase/transferase, producing MNVAKSKTIALFISTIFTAFTANSHESESTSAAPTKQSVQKPNLIVILTDDQGYADVGFNGSTDIRTPHIDQIANEGTRFTNGYVTFSVCGPSRAGLLTGRYQDRFGFNFNPTMDPSVPQNGIPTSEKNIAEVLEPAGYKSAIIGKWHMGTHPDLRPNKRGFDFFYGFLSGGHRYFPEELTLNDLDDVKYKFDWYKTRLLRNETREDIDEYLTDELSNEAVDFIKREKDNPFFLYLAYNAPHAPVQATQEYIDRNKHIKNTKRRTYAAMVTAVDDGVGRVLATLKEQGIDENTLVVFLSDNGGAKTNGSDNGELRGHKNLLFEGGIRVPFAVRWPNTIPAGVDYDKPVSSLDIMATIAAQANIDTSKNKPLDGVDLIPFLTGQNQGEPHDVLFWRHVKSNSYAMRRGNDKIVNTPSESHLFDMEKDHVEQDNLLPKEQSGYDSLDEDYQVWQKDLKDAAFPDLNSWLKAPQNGKNKKNRKNNKAKNK
- a CDS encoding GDSL-type esterase/lipase family protein translates to MKYLLLSLVLLCAGCTAIEVQPKSVRAEAQTDPWTKNWWMPRHEEKLALKVKMEQVDLVFIGDSITHSFDDKGKSVWQQYYQSRNALNLGFSGDRTEQVLWRLEHGEVDNIDPKLVVLMIGTNNTGHRQDKPEDTALGIKKILTSINDKLPNSKILLLAVFPRGATTDDPLRKINDDINNIISTYGDGEKVHYLDINHIFLDANGNLSRSVMKDLLHPNKEQYKNWAMTIEPKVKQLMAN
- a CDS encoding family 43 glycosylhydrolase; this encodes MNSHSSVKNIIWAMVMVMLALLTACSESQFVEFKNEGNPLIRHIFTADPSARVFDDTLYLYTSHDRSDTDHQAHFDMTDWHVFSTKDLNTWTDHGAFFNLDDISWATKQAWAPDAIKRNGKYYFYYPVEQAKIGVAVSNSPTSGFIDPLGKPLVDKTGNEQVVGQEPIDPAMLIDDDGQAYMYFGCRSPRVVKLKDNMIELDGDIEPVQINGIEQYTEKTGGGWYGEGPWVFKRGKYYYYMYSNGWEKNTTLVYAMATNPLGPFDYVGEVMTPVGAGTSHGSITEFNDKWYVFYHSRVLSHSAKQRSVHFDEIGFDDEGKIIPLVYQAPNLNPETKL
- a CDS encoding carbohydrate-binding family 9-like protein; this encodes MKRLVLLIWFLGTFYNHTLAAVDKNSAVIRVEKAAQHIVVDGMATDKDWSKAEAYPLSYVYNANSSKDKQASNVKMLWDDSHLYFLFNAEDRYLTARETERDGVPYYDDCFEVFLMPSAKPIKLHYGFEVNLNKTANDFIFLNDFYQNSKVSLKSYNPSYQVETRIEGSLNDNSDQDVGWSMELAIPIQAFHSASEFAPLAEGSVWNIMIIRQDRNDALGDRTSISSLLPLTEHIDVHEPKVFGQIKFVAN
- a CDS encoding sulfatase family protein, with amino-acid sequence MIKSSKFITSIIASAMLIGCGQAAVEQTATEQEIAPKTAERTQPNVVIFYIDDLGYGDLGSYGAVGVETPEIDRIANNGIRFTDGHSSAATCTPSRYSLLTGEHGFRNKAKILKGDAPALIQPGKPTLASMLKKAGYATGVVGKWHLGLGNGNVDWNADIKPGPLEIGFDYSFLLPATGDRVPTVYVENHNIVNLDKNDPISVSYKGKIGDMPTGYENPELLRYVADKQHNETIVNGVSRIGHMSGGTSAHWVDEDFATVFTDKAIEFINANKEKPFFLFKSYHDIHVPRLPNDRFKDKSTMGVRGQAIAQMDWMTGRVIKEIEKLGLAENTLIIFTSDNGPVLFDGYMDSAVDLLGDHKPAGPYSGGKYSRLEGGTRVPTIAYWPGTIKPQVNNALVSQMDVYKSLAKLVGVDVSENEAVDSLDQLDTWLGKTATGRTDLLEESLGNVALRHNNYKFIPKSKKKPSFIKTKLIRGGYEFHHQLYDLNTDPSESNNIAKDNPDLVKQLNARTEEIVNGKY
- a CDS encoding sulfatase; protein product: MNKITQIAALFITLIGFMAPSTAAEKTNSAKQPNIVFIAVDDMNDWVGYMGGHPQAMTPNMDKLANQGVAFMNAQTVSPGCSPSRNALLYGVEPYNSGLYPFYEHDIHKQLHEKYVTLPRFLKDNGYLTYGSGKIHHGPEYSNLEWTDYLDADRHPKVFAKNKGFHTNKKNSFRPVTNPLEQLFDHQVASYGIDAIKKHGSNATDKPYFAAIGLVKPHLPFDCPVEFYDALPETIEAPALLANDLNDIGREGNRMRRAGDDKKFKKGNKWQDVRRAYLSCISWVDYNVGRIMDAVNNSPEANNTVVILWSDHGYHLGEKQSFKKFTLWEEASRVPFIIHDKRQQAAVGRKVDQAVTLINVYRTIADMANLQVPEYVDGFSLVPQLKDQESPVAAPAISTWGRGNYSVRTQDWRLIKYFDGEMELYHHTKDQHEWHNLANKTEYQNKLKELEALLPKEEAPTIEEYISNWSLFGADAKRLKNTK
- a CDS encoding sulfatase-like hydrolase/transferase, producing MISNKFIKGAALSLFAVVIGMSPAIAADEKPNFIIILADDLGYGDVGYTGSTEIKTPHIDALAKSGVIFEQGYVSAPVCGPSRAGLMTGRNQVNFGFDNNNVKPGPQYNREYFGLPITEKTIADRLAKQGYVNGMIGKWHLGDEAHFKAPKRGFDEVWTYPVGGHDYFRSEPNGEGYLSPLESNFKTPDPITYITDDTGNESAAFIKRNKNKPFFLYASFNAPHAPLQAPQKDIDLYKHIKNENRRIYAAMIHRLDENVGKIVAELKANNVYDNTVIVFLSDNGGPGTGKKSRTVNAPFRGSKGILLEGGIHVPFIMSWPNGLKANSRYEHPITTLDLTPTFVALAGGEILPKDKIDGVNVYPYLTGENTGNPNQQMKWRFTVSASIRDGDWKLIRLPDRLPLLYNVKEDVAELNDVAAKHPERVVKMLKTLGTWDISTPQHLYMEGARYKKEQLKSYDAQYRITQPK